Genomic segment of Paenibacillus sp. FSL R5-0623:
ACTGGCGGCAAGAGGGCAAGAAAAGTTATGCGGTTCGTGTTGTCATGCCGGATCGCGGTCTGTTCGGCATTGCTGGATTATACGAAGTGTGGAGAGATACACGGAAAGAGCCGCTTCGTACCTGCACGATGCTTATGACAGGCGCAAACATGGTTACACGTGAATTTGGCAGTAAAATGCCAGCGATCCTCTCTGAAGAAGAGATCAACACCTGGCTTGATCCGGCTAATACACGGGTGACTCAGTTGTTACCGCTATTGAAATCGTATAATAGTACAGAGATGAATCTGTATCCAGTCACCCCAATGGTCGCTAACGATGAACACGATTGTTACGAATGCGTGGAAGAGATGGATCAGAAGCTGGCCTACGTCCGGAGTTTCTGAATATCCTTTGCATGATGTGAAGAAGATGAAGAGGGCTGAGAGTCTGGAGACACTCTGCTCTTTTTTTCCTTTCTGAAAATGAAAAGTTGCAATTGCAGTGAAACGTAACTATAATCATTACAGTAAGTGAACGCATATATTCATATATCTATTAAAAGAGATATTTATAATCAGGAGGGAACCACGAATGAATACAAAGTTTAACCAGATGTTTGAACAAGTTTCACTACCGACTGGCATTACACTGAAAAACCGTATCGTGCTCGCTCCCATGACTCATATGTCCTCGAATGCTGATGGTACGATATCCGACGCAGAACTTGCTTATTATGCACGCCGCACCGGTGGTGCTGGCATGTCGATTACGGCTGTAGGGCATGTAACAGAGCATGGCATTGGTTTTCCAGCTCAGTTTGGGGTATATGATGACCGCTTCATTCCTGGTCTGAAGAAACTGGCTGACACCATGAAACAACAAGGCTCCGTTGCCGTATTGCAAATTTTCCATGCGGGCCGTCTGACTCCTGAACAAGCTGTACCTGCGGGTCAAGTAGTTGCTCCTAGTGCGGTTGCAAGCGAGCGTCCGGGATCTCCTGAACCAAGAGAGTTGACGGATGCCGAGATTACTTCCATTATCAAAGACTTTGGTGAAGCGACACGTCGTGCCATTGAAGCCGGATTTGATGGTGTTGAGATTCATGGTGCTAATGGTTATCTGATCCAGCAATTCTTCTCCCCGCATTCCAACCGACGTGAAGACCGTTGGGGCGGAAGTGTCGAGAAACGTCTGACTTTCCCACTTGCTGTAGTGGATGAGATCCAGAAAGTGGTTGCCGAACATACCAAACTGCCGTTTATCATTGGTTACCGTTTCTCCCCGGAAGAACCGGAAACACCGGGACTCACAATGGAAGATACGTATGCACTGGTGGATGCGCTTAAAGATAAAAACCTGGATTACCTTCATGTCTCTGTGAACGAGTTCTGGTCCAAGCCAAGACGTGGCGAAGCAGACACGCGTTCGAGAATGGAATTTATCCTGGATCGTGTGAACGGCAAATTGCCTGTGATCGGCGTAGGTTCAATTCATACGGCAGATCAGGCCGCTGAGGCGCTTCAAACGGGAGTACCTCTACTTGCCATTGGACGTGAGCTGATTATTGAACCGGATTGGGTTGAGAAAATCGAGAGCGGACGTGAAGAAGATATCGAGACGGTTCTGACCAAATCCGATCAGGAACGTCTGGTTATCCCTGACGGGTTGTGGAATGCAATCATCCACACACCGGGCTGGTTCCCTATGGCAGAAGATAAATAAGATACACTTCAGAACTGGAATGGAGGGGGCGAAAGCTCCCTCTTTTTGCACATGGGTCAAATTCTCCTTGTCATCGCTCTGTGGTATGATGGATGAACAGGATCAACTGGATAATCAACGGTTTGGAGTGAAGGAATATGCTCGTAGCTGAACGGTATGAGAAAATAGTGGAATGGGTGGATACGCAAGGCAGCATGCGTGTGACCGAACTTAGTGAGCGCTGCGGGGTGACGGAAGAGACGATTCGTCGTGATCTGGACAAGCTCGAACAGGCGGGCAGGCTCAGACGGTCCCATGGCGGGGCGGTCAGCGTAAAATACAAGGATGAGTTACAGTCGGAGATTCCGTATCCGGAACGGGCTGTAGCCCATGCAGAAGAGAAGCGCAGAATTGCAAGCGAAGCGGTGAAAATGGTGGAATCCGGCGACCGGATCGCCCTGGATGCAAGTACAACGGCGTGGTACATGGCGGCAGGATTGCCGAACATTCCACTGACGGTATTAACCAACTCGATTAAGGTCGCCGCAGAGCTGAGTAACAAGGAGCAGATTCGTGTGATTGCCACAGGTGGGCAATTGGCTTCGAAGTCACTGTCTTTTGTAGGACCGCTGGCGGAACGTTCGCTTGATGCCTATCATGTGGATAAAGTATTTCTGTCTTGCAAAGGAGTGCATCTGACCAAAGGCATCAGTGAATCCAATGAATTACAGGCCTTGGTGAAGCAGAAAATGATCCATATTGCGGATGAGGTCATTCTACTTGCAGATTCCAGCAAATTTAACATACAGGCGTTTACCAGAGTTGCTGAGATGAGCAGTGTGGGCAAAGTGATTACAGATCAGGGTGTAGATGAAGAGCACGTTAGCGCATTGATTGAGCAGAATATTACGTGTATACGTGTGTAAACAAGAAAGGAATGAATGTCATGAAACATCCTTTTCATCTGAAAGCGGTATGGAATGGTGGGCGTAACAGTGAGGGAACAATCGATGCAGGTGGATTAAAAACGGTCATATCGATTCCTCAGGAGATGGGCGGACCCGGTACGGGAACTAACCCGGACGAGATGCTGCTGGGTGCAGCCTCCACCTGTTACCTGATCACGTTGGCAGCGATGCTGGAGCGTTCGGATATTACGCCGGATGAATTAACGCTTGAATCGGAAGCAACGGTAGATGTTACGAATAACGTATTTACGTACGAACGGATCGTACATAGACCTCGGATTGTGCTCAGCGCAGATGCTTCAGAGGCGGATCTGACCAAGGCTGAGCGCTTGGCGCATAAGGCTGAATCCTCCTGTATGATCTCCCGAGCGGTGGCAGGTAATGTCCAGATGGAGACACAACCGGTCATTGTTACTACAGGTGCTAACGCGGTGTGATATACTGAAGAATAGACGATTCAAATTGTCATTTGTGTAAAATAAGGAGTAATTCGGTATGAACACACAGAAGCGCAAGACTAACCGCTGGGTACGTTTAACACGTGTTATGAAGCTGAATTTTCTCAAATTGTTACGTGCTCCCGGAGGTGCCCATAAAGTATCTACCGGATTTGCCATAGGGTTCGGACTGGAACTGATCGTGATCTCGACGGCTTCCCTGATCTATCTCGTATTTTATCCGATTGTGCGACTGTCTGGGGGTTCGGTGCCAGCAGCCATTGTTGGTAATGTGATCGGGAAACTTACGTTTTTACCTATTATCCTGATGCCGCTCGCCAAACAAATTGGCTCATGGATATTGCCTGCTCACAGCATGGGACAGGGACCGGTACATGAGAGTGCATTCATGGAGCTGTTTCGGGGGAACTGGTCGGCCGTGAGTGAATTGTTGCTTGGTGGACTGGATATTCTGGCAGGCATGTCCGTGTTTGGTGTCATTCTGGGTGTGATTTCGTACTTTGTCGTGAAATTCTTCTACGTCAGAGCGCTCAACCGGCGTTATGAACGCCGGTTGGAGAAACGCCGACAAGCGGATATCGCTTCGGTATCACCTCCGGTATTAATCAGGAAGCCATCACAATCATAATGGGCAGCATCAACATGGATGCAACGGTGGTCCACAGAATGCAGCGGGATACAAACTGCGGAGAAGCATTGAACTGTTCAGCCAAAATAACGGCGTTCACTGCTGTCGGCATCGATGCGAGGATCAGCAGCACACTGAACAACGTGCCTTCGACCTGAAGAGCGGTCAGTATCAGCCAGGACAGGATTGGCGCAGCTGCGAGACGGACCACAAGCCCGGTCCAGAAAGCTCGGCGTACATTAGGAAGCCAAGGCACCGTTGCACCTTTTGGTCTGAGCATCTGTGCTCCCAGAATGGCGAGAACGACAGGAGAGTAGCCCGCTGCCAGCATGGAGATTCCTCCATCCAGCGCTTCAGGCAGGCTCAGATTGGACGCACGCAGCGAAATGGCGATGCTAGCAGCATAAATGGATGGCATGCGGAAAACGGACAGGATCGCATCTTTCACCGTGAATTCGGATCTCGCGGCAAAAAATATACCTACCGTATTAACAATAATCATCTGTCCAATAACGTAGACAGAAGCCTTGTCCAGTCCAAGCTGACCAAAGGCAAGCAGTACAAGCGGGAGCCCGTAATTCACGCAGTTCGTAAACGTGGAGACAAGGGTGAGACCCGCTTTTTCGCTTGCACCCAGACGGAAAATCCGGCTTAACAGCTCGGCGAGTGCCCACAAGGCAATCAGATTAATAATAGAGAACCAGAACGTGCTGGTGACGTCCGTCCAGGTAATCTCGGCATGCAGCAATGTATTGAAGATGAGCGCAGGGCTCAAAATATAAAGGGAAAAGGTCGAGAGCGACCGGGTATCCCAATTTTTGAAGCGTTTTAACAGAATACCTCCAATCACGGGAAGTGAGATCGGCAGGAACACATGGTATAACGTGAGTAAAAATGAGTGAAGCAATGCGATTCAGTCCCTTCTGGATGAAAAACCTATCTTATCATAGCAGAAGATGCATCTCATATGAATGGATTTCAGTATGATGATGTGTAGTAATCGCCTTGTTTAACTAAGGATTTCCCTGCTGGGCAACGACAGCGGATTGCTATTTTGATATGGCAGATTTATTATAGAAGAGGTGCAACAAGATTACATACACATAGAGGAGGAAACTGTAATGAGTGAATCAAAACGCTTGCTCGTACTTGCTGGCTCTTACGCTGAAGCGGAAAATGAGGGCATTTATGCATATGAATTGAATGAGGATACAGGCAGCTTGTCCAAGCTTGACGGCATCGCGGGTGTGAAAAACCCAACGTTTGTCAACGTGGATGCTGAAGGAAACAAACTGTATGCGATTGGTGAAACAGCGTCAGCTGAAGGCAACAAAATGTCTGAAGCGGTAGCTCTGAGCATTGATCCTTCTACAGGAAAATTAACGTTGCTGAACCGGAATGACTCCATTTCAGCTCCACCATGTCATATCCAGCGTGATCCTTCTGGCAAATACTTGATTCTCTCCAGCTACCACGGTGGCCTGGTTGGTCTGCAAGCCTTGACGGATAACGGTGAAGTTGGAGCGCTTCTGGACGAGAAGAAACATGAAGGACAAGGTGCGCATCCTGAACGTCAGGACAAGCCACATGTGCACTCCGCATTCTTCAGCCCGGATGGTAAATACATGATGGTACAGGATCTGGGCGCAGATAACATCGCGATCTATTCCATTGATGCAGACAAAAATGAACTTGTGCTGCACAGTGAAACCAAAACACATCCGGGAGCAGGCCCACGTCACTTGGCGTTCCACCCGAATGGTCAATTCGCTTATGTCATCAATGAAGTGGATTCATCCATTACTTCGTTCCAATATGATGCAGCAGCGGGCACGTTGACTGAGTTGTCTACGGTATCCACACTGCCTGATGGATATGATGGCAAAGAGAATACAACAGCCGAAATCACGGTTTCCAATGATGGACGTTATGTATATGGTTCTAACCGTGGACATGACAGTATCGTTGTATTTGCAGTAGATGCAGACCAAGGTCACCTGACACTGGTTGAGCATGTATCTGCTGAAGGTGAGCACCCGCGTCATTTTGCGCTGACACCTAACGGCAAATTGCTGATCGCAGCTAACCGTGATACGAATAACCTCGTGACATTCACGGTAGATCAGGACAGCGGACGTCTGAAATACACAGGTCACAGCACAGGTGTATCCAAGCCGGTATGCGTGAAACCTGTATATCTGTAAAATGATAAATTTCTAAACCAGCCCTGACTGGATTGAAATGATAACGATAAAGATAAAGACCCTGTCATGTGGCGGGGTCTTTTATATTGCATATCTAATGGGATGATTAGGCTGCTGTTCTGCTGTAAGCAGGCGTATTGGAATAGAGGGTTAATTCTATATTTAATTCATCTAACAACGAACAATTATCAATAGTATCCCCCAAGTAACTACCCCACTTCAAAGTGCGTACTTCCTGAATGGATAGTCAGGGTCTACAATGAGTGAGTAGCCAAAACAAACACTGCATGCATCTGAACAGACAAATTGGTGCAGGCTAAATATCTGATTATTATTTTTACAGGAACGAATCATACTTGAACAACAAAGGAGAAATAAATGATGAAATTGCAATTGGCGCTTGACTTGGTAAATATCCCTGAAGGTATCGCACTGGTTAAAGAGGTTGAACAATATATTGATATCGTTGAGATTGGTACACCAATCGTTATTAATGAAGGTTTGCACGCGGTTAAAGCAATGAAAGAAGCATTCCCTAATCTGCAAGTTCTTGCAGACCTTAAAATCATGGACGCTGGTGGTTATGAAATCATGAAAGCAGCTGAAGCTGGTGCGGATCTGATCACTGTGCTTGGAGCAACCAATGACAGTACAATCAAAGGTGCAGTAGCAGAAGCGAAGAAACAAAACAAACAAGTTCTAGTGGACATGATCAACGTGCCTAACCTTGAACAACGTGCTCGTGAAATTGATGCGCTTGGCGTAGATTACATCTGTGTACACACAGGTTATGACCTGCAAGCTGAAGGACAAAGCCCGTTCGAAGATCTGCAAACGATCAAAGCTGCTGTGAAAAATGCTAAAACGGCTGTT
This window contains:
- a CDS encoding DUF2062 domain-containing protein, producing the protein MNTQKRKTNRWVRLTRVMKLNFLKLLRAPGGAHKVSTGFAIGFGLELIVISTASLIYLVFYPIVRLSGGSVPAAIVGNVIGKLTFLPIILMPLAKQIGSWILPAHSMGQGPVHESAFMELFRGNWSAVSELLLGGLDILAGMSVFGVILGVISYFVVKFFYVRALNRRYERRLEKRRQADIASVSPPVLIRKPSQS
- a CDS encoding lactonase family protein, producing MSESKRLLVLAGSYAEAENEGIYAYELNEDTGSLSKLDGIAGVKNPTFVNVDAEGNKLYAIGETASAEGNKMSEAVALSIDPSTGKLTLLNRNDSISAPPCHIQRDPSGKYLILSSYHGGLVGLQALTDNGEVGALLDEKKHEGQGAHPERQDKPHVHSAFFSPDGKYMMVQDLGADNIAIYSIDADKNELVLHSETKTHPGAGPRHLAFHPNGQFAYVINEVDSSITSFQYDAAAGTLTELSTVSTLPDGYDGKENTTAEITVSNDGRYVYGSNRGHDSIVVFAVDADQGHLTLVEHVSAEGEHPRHFALTPNGKLLIAANRDTNNLVTFTVDQDSGRLKYTGHSTGVSKPVCVKPVYL
- a CDS encoding AEC family transporter, translating into MLHSFLLTLYHVFLPISLPVIGGILLKRFKNWDTRSLSTFSLYILSPALIFNTLLHAEITWTDVTSTFWFSIINLIALWALAELLSRIFRLGASEKAGLTLVSTFTNCVNYGLPLVLLAFGQLGLDKASVYVIGQMIIVNTVGIFFAARSEFTVKDAILSVFRMPSIYAASIAISLRASNLSLPEALDGGISMLAAGYSPVVLAILGAQMLRPKGATVPWLPNVRRAFWTGLVVRLAAAPILSWLILTALQVEGTLFSVLLILASMPTAVNAVILAEQFNASPQFVSRCILWTTVASMLMLPIMIVMAS
- a CDS encoding DeoR/GlpR family DNA-binding transcription regulator, encoding MLVAERYEKIVEWVDTQGSMRVTELSERCGVTEETIRRDLDKLEQAGRLRRSHGGAVSVKYKDELQSEIPYPERAVAHAEEKRRIASEAVKMVESGDRIALDASTTAWYMAAGLPNIPLTVLTNSIKVAAELSNKEQIRVIATGGQLASKSLSFVGPLAERSLDAYHVDKVFLSCKGVHLTKGISESNELQALVKQKMIHIADEVILLADSSKFNIQAFTRVAEMSSVGKVITDQGVDEEHVSALIEQNITCIRV
- the hxlA gene encoding 3-hexulose-6-phosphate synthase, coding for MKLQLALDLVNIPEGIALVKEVEQYIDIVEIGTPIVINEGLHAVKAMKEAFPNLQVLADLKIMDAGGYEIMKAAEAGADLITVLGATNDSTIKGAVAEAKKQNKQVLVDMINVPNLEQRAREIDALGVDYICVHTGYDLQAEGQSPFEDLQTIKAAVKNAKTAVAGGIKLETLPEVIKAQPDLVIVGGGITGQADKAAVAAEMQRLVKQG
- a CDS encoding OsmC family protein; the protein is MKHPFHLKAVWNGGRNSEGTIDAGGLKTVISIPQEMGGPGTGTNPDEMLLGAASTCYLITLAAMLERSDITPDELTLESEATVDVTNNVFTYERIVHRPRIVLSADASEADLTKAERLAHKAESSCMISRAVAGNVQMETQPVIVTTGANAV
- a CDS encoding SOS response-associated peptidase, with protein sequence MCNRFSLAADLDEVRDHFKIQRVMYYYKNRYNISPTQHTPIILHQDGERVLDEFRWGFIPFWGRDAVNANLMTVHENPSYYKLVETKRCVIPCNGLYYWRQEGKKSYAVRVVMPDRGLFGIAGLYEVWRDTRKEPLRTCTMLMTGANMVTREFGSKMPAILSEEEINTWLDPANTRVTQLLPLLKSYNSTEMNLYPVTPMVANDEHDCYECVEEMDQKLAYVRSF
- a CDS encoding NADH-dependent flavin oxidoreductase; protein product: MNTKFNQMFEQVSLPTGITLKNRIVLAPMTHMSSNADGTISDAELAYYARRTGGAGMSITAVGHVTEHGIGFPAQFGVYDDRFIPGLKKLADTMKQQGSVAVLQIFHAGRLTPEQAVPAGQVVAPSAVASERPGSPEPRELTDAEITSIIKDFGEATRRAIEAGFDGVEIHGANGYLIQQFFSPHSNRREDRWGGSVEKRLTFPLAVVDEIQKVVAEHTKLPFIIGYRFSPEEPETPGLTMEDTYALVDALKDKNLDYLHVSVNEFWSKPRRGEADTRSRMEFILDRVNGKLPVIGVGSIHTADQAAEALQTGVPLLAIGRELIIEPDWVEKIESGREEDIETVLTKSDQERLVIPDGLWNAIIHTPGWFPMAEDK